Proteins from one Bacteroides zhangwenhongii genomic window:
- a CDS encoding SufE family protein → MSINELQDEVIAEFSDFDDWMDRYQLLIDLGNEQEPLDEKYKTEQNLIEGCQSRVWLQADDVDGKIVFKAESDALIVKGIIALLIKVLSDHTPDEILNADLYFIDKIGLKEHLSPTRSNGLLSMVKQIRMYALAFKAKEGK, encoded by the coding sequence ATGTCAATTAATGAATTACAAGACGAAGTAATTGCAGAGTTCAGTGACTTCGATGATTGGATGGACCGCTACCAGCTACTTATTGACTTGGGAAATGAGCAGGAACCGCTGGATGAAAAATATAAAACAGAACAGAATCTGATTGAAGGTTGTCAGAGCCGGGTATGGCTTCAGGCGGACGATGTAGACGGTAAGATTGTATTTAAGGCGGAAAGTGACGCTTTGATTGTAAAAGGAATTATAGCTTTGCTGATCAAGGTATTGTCGGATCATACTCCTGATGAAATCTTGAATGCCGATCTTTATTTTATAGATAAAATCGGGTTGAAGGAACATTTGTCACCTACCCGTAGCAACGGTTTGCTGTCGATGGTAAAACAAATACGGATGTATGCGTTGGCATTCAAAGCAAAAGAGGGGAAGTAG